One genomic window of Magnolia sinica isolate HGM2019 chromosome 3, MsV1, whole genome shotgun sequence includes the following:
- the LOC131239751 gene encoding uncharacterized protein LOC131239751 isoform X2: MSALASTSSSSSAAGVCLRTGIFGRPLKKPHLTSFCKCKPAFSSPFLMRVLNDSKGSDMSSDPTIERSEADKLVDGLDFGELCDDFECISSPSVESTARQLVRDILELRQGNRALGTFATSVKYKTVQEMVMLSTSVLNIKWTVKGKPKLLAISSIGGDLIVIVNSRFTLNQISGQVIEHEELWDLSASSAIGQAYFWTSRRLFAAIEAGKDIADTVKDTTARFSTQKENSEIYPDPSGDPTKFFQRDDGLQRDAYQIALFLAVLYFVVQFLRTTL, from the exons ATGAGTGCTCTGGCGtccacgtcatcatcatcatcagctgCTGGCGTTTGCCTTAGGACCGGAATCTTTGGAAGGCCCCTTAAAAAACCCCATCTCACCTCCTTCTGCAAATGCAAACCTgccttttcttctccctttctaatgcgtg TTCTGAATGACTCTAAAGGGAGTGATATGTCCTCCGATCCTACAATCGAAAGATCTGAGGCTGACAagcttgtagatggtttggattttggtgAACTTTGTGATGATTTTGAATGCATCAGCAGTCCATCTGTAGAATCTACCGCAAGGCAGCTAGTGCGTGATATTCTGGAGCTGCGACAGGGCAATCGTGCCTTGGGAACCTTTGCCACCTCTGTCAAATACAAG ACAGTGCAAGAGATGGTGATGTTGTCAACTAGTGTGTTGAACATCAAGTGGACTGTCAAAGGGAAGCCTAAATTGCTTGCAATTTCTAGTATAGGAGGAGACTTGATAGTCATTGTGAATTCAAGGTTTACATTGAACCAAATAAGTGGCCAAGTTATTGAGCATGAGGAGCTGTGGGATTTGTCTGCATCATCAGCCATTGGTCAGGCATATTTCTGGACATCTCGTAGGCTTTTTGCTGCCATTGAAGCTGGAAAAGATATTGCTGACACTGTTAAAGACACAACAGCTCGTTTTTCAACCCAAAAGGAGAATTCAGAGATCTATCCAGACCCATCAGGTGATCCCACCAAG TTTTTTCAAAGGGATGATGGCTTACAAAGGGACGCATACCAGATTGCACTCTTCTTGGCGGTTCTATATTTTGTTGTACAGTTCTTGAGGACAACCCTGTGA
- the LOC131239751 gene encoding uncharacterized protein LOC131239751 isoform X1, which produces MSALASTSSSSSAAGVCLRTGIFGRPLKKPHLTSFCKCKPAFSSPFLMRVLNDSKGSDMSSDPTIERSEADKLVDGLDFGELCDDFECISSPSVESTARQLVRDILELRQGNRALGTFATSVKYKDPLRNFTGREKYKRPLWVTDALDKPSVTVQEMVMLSTSVLNIKWTVKGKPKLLAISSIGGDLIVIVNSRFTLNQISGQVIEHEELWDLSASSAIGQAYFWTSRRLFAAIEAGKDIADTVKDTTARFSTQKENSEIYPDPSGDPTKFFQRDDGLQRDAYQIALFLAVLYFVVQFLRTTL; this is translated from the exons ATGAGTGCTCTGGCGtccacgtcatcatcatcatcagctgCTGGCGTTTGCCTTAGGACCGGAATCTTTGGAAGGCCCCTTAAAAAACCCCATCTCACCTCCTTCTGCAAATGCAAACCTgccttttcttctccctttctaatgcgtg TTCTGAATGACTCTAAAGGGAGTGATATGTCCTCCGATCCTACAATCGAAAGATCTGAGGCTGACAagcttgtagatggtttggattttggtgAACTTTGTGATGATTTTGAATGCATCAGCAGTCCATCTGTAGAATCTACCGCAAGGCAGCTAGTGCGTGATATTCTGGAGCTGCGACAGGGCAATCGTGCCTTGGGAACCTTTGCCACCTCTGTCAAATACAAG GATCCTCTTAGAAATTTCACTGGTCGTGAGAAATACAAGAGACCTCTCTGGGTAACTGATGCGTTGGATAAACCTTCAGTG ACAGTGCAAGAGATGGTGATGTTGTCAACTAGTGTGTTGAACATCAAGTGGACTGTCAAAGGGAAGCCTAAATTGCTTGCAATTTCTAGTATAGGAGGAGACTTGATAGTCATTGTGAATTCAAGGTTTACATTGAACCAAATAAGTGGCCAAGTTATTGAGCATGAGGAGCTGTGGGATTTGTCTGCATCATCAGCCATTGGTCAGGCATATTTCTGGACATCTCGTAGGCTTTTTGCTGCCATTGAAGCTGGAAAAGATATTGCTGACACTGTTAAAGACACAACAGCTCGTTTTTCAACCCAAAAGGAGAATTCAGAGATCTATCCAGACCCATCAGGTGATCCCACCAAG TTTTTTCAAAGGGATGATGGCTTACAAAGGGACGCATACCAGATTGCACTCTTCTTGGCGGTTCTATATTTTGTTGTACAGTTCTTGAGGACAACCCTGTGA